In a single window of the Gracilimonas sp. genome:
- a CDS encoding glycine betaine/L-proline ABC transporter ATP-binding protein has protein sequence MAAITVKNLFKIFGKNPEKAFPLIEEGKSKDEILNETGNTIGINNASFEVKEKEMFVIMGLSGSGKSTVLRCLNRLIEPTKGQVLIGDEDITEVDKDRLLEMRRKKMSMVFQNFGLFPHRTVSENVQYGLEISGMDKDQRKKKAYEAIEKVGLKGYEEQKPDELSGGMQQRVGLARALANDPEILLMDEAFSALDPLIRADMQDELLELQAEVHKTVVFITHDLDEALKIGDRIAIMKDGYVVQVGTPEEILTNPADDYVKAFVQNVDRTKIITAQAIMRKAPTVQVPKDGPSVAIRNMEKVGVSTTYVVDENRHLKGIVKIDDAIKLKEHGVKDLEEIIISDIEVCGPETPINQLLPKAIEAKYPIAVIEADSSLLGIVDRATIMAELNENGLDTQKKETKNNEETTTS, from the coding sequence ATGGCCGCTATAACCGTAAAAAATCTCTTTAAAATTTTCGGGAAGAACCCTGAAAAGGCCTTTCCCTTAATAGAAGAAGGCAAATCCAAAGACGAAATCCTGAATGAAACAGGAAATACCATCGGTATTAATAATGCCAGCTTTGAGGTAAAAGAGAAAGAGATGTTTGTGATCATGGGACTTTCCGGAAGTGGAAAGTCTACCGTGCTGCGCTGCCTGAACCGACTAATAGAACCCACCAAAGGTCAGGTACTGATTGGCGATGAAGACATTACCGAAGTGGATAAGGACAGGTTGCTGGAAATGCGCCGCAAAAAAATGTCGATGGTGTTTCAGAACTTTGGCTTATTTCCCCATCGCACCGTTTCTGAAAATGTACAATACGGGTTGGAAATAAGTGGCATGGATAAAGATCAGCGAAAGAAGAAAGCGTATGAAGCTATCGAGAAAGTTGGACTGAAAGGATATGAAGAGCAGAAGCCTGACGAACTCAGTGGCGGCATGCAGCAGCGTGTTGGATTGGCGCGGGCATTAGCCAACGACCCTGAAATCCTGCTGATGGATGAAGCATTCAGTGCCCTCGACCCCCTTATCCGCGCCGATATGCAGGACGAGCTGCTGGAACTTCAGGCGGAAGTCCACAAAACGGTCGTTTTTATTACACATGACCTGGATGAGGCTCTTAAAATCGGAGACCGGATTGCCATTATGAAAGACGGATATGTAGTTCAGGTAGGAACTCCTGAAGAAATTTTAACCAATCCAGCTGATGATTATGTGAAAGCTTTTGTGCAAAATGTAGATCGCACCAAGATCATCACAGCTCAGGCTATAATGAGAAAAGCACCAACCGTTCAGGTACCTAAAGACGGTCCATCGGTAGCTATACGAAATATGGAAAAAGTGGGGGTTTCAACCACCTATGTGGTTGATGAAAACCGTCACCTCAAAGGAATTGTCAAAATTGATGACGCGATTAAGCTGAAGGAACACGGGGTGAAGGATCTCGAAGAAATCATCATTTCTGACATTGAAGTCTGCGGTCCGGAAACCCCCATCAACCAATTACTGCCCAAAGCCATCGAAGCCAAGTACCCGATTGCGGTTATTGAAGCCGACAGCAGCCTGCTTGGCATTGTTGATCGTGCTACCATTATGGCAGAGCTCAACGAAAATGGCTTAGATACCCAAAAGAAAGAAACCAAGAATAACGAAGAAACTACTACATCCTGA